The genomic stretch AAACttgtttcttccaaaatatccatagcatatttccgTTGAGAAATCATCAAACCATCTATAGATTGGgctacctcaatacccaagaaATAACGAAGCttaccaagatcttttgtctgaaATTGATTTGAGAGATGTTGCTTTAACTGGAGTATACCCTGCTGATCACTACCAgttatgacaatatcatctacatacacaataagataaatacaccCTTGGACTGAGTGACGATAAAAAAACAGAATGGTCTGGTTCACTACGGACCATACCAAATTGTTGTACTACAGTGCTGAATCTGCCAAACCAAGCTCTCGGAGAttgcttaagaccataaagagacATGTGTAACCTACACACCATATTCGATGACTCCTCCTGAGCAACAAATCCAGGTGGTTActccatatatacttcctcttcaagatcaccatgtaaaaaagcattttttatgtcaagttgatgaagaggcCAATGTCGAATGGATGCAATGGCTAGAAGAAGTCTAACAGATGTCATCTTGGCTACAGGCGAGAAGGTATCACTATAATCCAATCCAATATGAGTGTATCCTTTGGCTACCAAGCGAGCTTTAAATCGATCAATCTTACCATCTGGACCAACCTTCAATGTATAAATCCAACGACAACCTACTAAAGATCTCCCATGGGGTAGAGGAACCAGTTCCCAGGTACCACTGCTTTGAAGAGcacacatttcatcaatcattgCTTGCCTTCACTCAGGGTGAGACAATGCTTCACATGGAGTTTTAGGAATAGAAacagaagacaaagaagacaaacaagtatactacaaaggggaaagacgatgataacataaatcaatataatgTGGAGAAGGATTTCGTGTTTGACGTATACCTTTTCGAAGGGCAATCGGAAGATCGGACTCAGGTTGCAGGATCAGATCCGGTGATGTCGGAGGCATCGGAGGAGAGTCTGCAATGACCTCAAGGATAGGTATGACCTCAAGGACAGGTATGACCTCAGGGACAGGGATGACAGGCGTTGGGTGACGACGCTGATATGTTTGAAGTGGTCGAGAAGTGGGTGGGTCAGGAGCCCTAGACTGATGGGGGTAATGGTAGGCGGGACATTAATAACTACCGGAAAAGATGTGGGAGTACTTTCTTGAATGGGTTCTGGAGTTACGTGACTAGACTCGAAATATGGAACTGACTCGAAGAAGGTAACATCGGCCGATACTGGGTACCGTTGTAGAGTATGTTAATAACAACGATAACCTTTTTGGCATCGATGATAACTAAGAAAGACACACTTTAGTGATCGAGCTAAGAGTTTATCAAGACCAGGAGAGAGATTGTGTACAAAACATGTGGACCCAAAGACTCGGGGAGGAATTGGGTGAAGTGGGGAATTGGGAAAAAGGATTGAATGAGGAATTTTATTGTTAAGGACAGATGAGGGCATGCGATTTATAAGATAATATGTTGTTAGCACACCATCCCCCCAAAACCGAAGTGGAACATTACCATGGAGAAGTAGGGTCCGAGTGGTTTCTACAAGATGCCGATTTTTACGTTCCGCTACCccgttttgttgaggtgtgtgagGGCAAGATGTTTGATGGAGAATACCATTGCGTGACATGAAATTCTAAAATTGTTGGGATAAATATTCACGGGCATTGTCACTTCTTAAGGTACGGATAGACACACCGAATTGAGTTCTTATTTCTTGATAGAATTGTTCAACAATAGAAAATAATTCAGATCTATTCTTCATTAAAAATAACCACGTGCAAcgtgaaaaatcatcaataaaggtgacaaaatacctagactcaagagtagagacagtacgcgagggaccccaaacatcggtgtgaactaaagcaaaaggggACGAAGCTCGTTTATTGACTCGATTGGGAAACTGGCCACGAGTGTGTTTCCGTAGTTGACACGACTCACAATGTAAATTAGATACCTTCGATAAATTTGGCACCAACTTATGTAGTTTGGAAAGACTGGAATGACCTAACTGAACATGGATAGTGAGTGGAGAATCTTTGGCTGAGCATGTCTGAGATGACACAGAGAGGTAATAAAGGCCTTGAGACTCACATCCGACACCAATTGTTTGTCCCGAACTCCGATCCTGCAGGGTAACATTATTATTAGTGAAAGTGACACTACAATCAAGAGAACGAGTTAAACGACTGACTGAAAAtaaattaaatggacaattagGTACATAGAGGACAGAAGTAACCGAGAGAGAAGGTAGAATTCGAACAGTACCAATCCCTTCGGATCGGGTTTGAGAATCATTGGCAGAAGTTATAGTAGGTAAGAAACCGGATGTAGAGAGGGGAGATAAAAGATTTTTATTACCGGTAACATAATCAAACGCACCAAAATCAAAGACCTAagatccaagagaagatgattgAGAGAGACAAGCAGGTGAATTACCAATGTGTGCTACCGAAGCAGTAGAATCTAAGTTCTGATAATTCTGATACCACTTGAGGAAATCATCGTAGTTTGGCGTAAAGTTACGAGGAGTAGCCGTGAGTATCGGATCTGAAACAATTGCCCTATGGAGAGTGGAGCGGTTGAAAAATTGCCGGGATTGGCCGTCAGATGTGTTGTCACGTGCGGAGGTTTCTGCCGATGAAAAGTGGGGAACGGCTGGATCGGAAGAGGCGCTTCTACTGGTAGGTTACCGAAGAATTTTGAAAAGTGAGAGGCAAACCGGAGTGATGACACGGTTTGCAAAAAAAAACAGAGTGATGACACGGTTTGCAACAAAAGAAAAATCTCACCGGAAGACAGTGGGTCAACCGGGTAAAGCACGACGAAGAAAGAATTGCCTCTTAGCAGACTCTAGATACCATGTTGAAATACAAGAGACTgagagacatttgaataaactGTGTGTTTTGAAAAACATTACGGAGACTTTATTATAAAGAGAGATtataactaattacatgatatagtcgatgtgggactatttgatatacaaatattcttaatattatatttacaaatatcaacagAATATAACAACGCTTAAATACCAAATTTATTCGATATCAAGTCAACTGTTTAAGGATGAATTGGGATTCGAGAATTCATGATATCCTACTTATTTATTTATAATAAGTAGTGAATTCAAATTCCTCAATGAATATGAAACTCCGTTTTTTCTATGTCGatgaataactttttctatggatGTTTTATTCTTTAGAAGGTAAGAGAAAAGATAAAACtaaaaataaagtattaaattgAATTATTAATCCATATTCAAGTTTGAAACTCATGTAATTAACCTCTTTTCTTGTTATCTTGTTATTAACTTTATAGAAGATTAAAAGAATTAACTTATTATTAAGTCCATAGAAGATCAAAAGAATTGACCGTTGACCGTTGAGCTATCTTCATTGTTAAAAATATATTCGCTTAAATTTTTACACACATATTAAGAAACACAATAATACTGTCATAAGATATTACTCTTTTACTAACTTAACTATAACTTCGCCATATTAATTAATGTGTTAGAAGTAGTGTATCAAATAATAATTATATGACAATTGAAAAAAGAACATTCATATGATTAGAAAATGAGAATGACAGTTCTTTAAAAAAAGAATTTATTTATTAAAACGACAAATTTAAAGTGAAAAGAGTAGTACGCAAGAAGGAACTACAAAATGTGTGATCATAATCACTGTCTAATAAATAGAAATCTGAAATGCATATCGATAGAGATACATTTTTTATATTTATCTACGAGatacattttttttaaataaaatttaggtacaatttaattgaattgtacttaatatattaaaaaaaaatcattccGAGCACTTTACTATTCTCCGTTTCTTTTTAATTGTAGTTTGagtaaaaaaaattgttttttttaattgacgttttcaaaaaaatttaaaatttgagGTAACATTAATAGTCGTTTTGTCAAAATTACTCCTAATTACTTattaaaaagagaaaaaaaaataataaataattaaaaatattatagATAAAAAGACAATCATTATGTAAAAAATAAATCATTATTTAAAAAGTAGTAAAAATTATTAACTTTCTTAATATgcataaaaaaaattaaaaaagaacGGAGGGAGTATTTTACAAGAAAATTGATTTACTTTGtcaaaaaattatttttcaaagTTTATGTAATTTTTGTTGACAAAATATTAAATTTAGAGTCAAATGTGGGAAAAAAGATTTAAAGCTATCAAACAAAGGTTTAGAGGTATGAAAGTAGCTCTTTTGAGTGTTGACATTTTCATTCTCCTCATTTTAAGAGGCAATTTTCTCATAACAAAAGATAACAGTTATGAAGAGTCATTGTGATGGAAAGAAGATTTAAAGCTATAAACAAAGGTTTAGAGGTATGAAAATAGCTCTTTTGAGTCTTAGACATTTTCAATGTGTTCATTTTAAGAATTTTCTTATGGTGATTAACAAATAAAGCCAacataaattttaaaaatataataaaattgtTTTCGCAGTATAAACATTGTCTAAAATGCATTCAACTTATGTCATCAAAATATGAGGAAAGAGGTAAACCAAGttcattaaaaaaacaaaaaagcTGAATTGAgttaattttaaaaataaaatatattaaaaagAACAAAACCAAATATTATCATTTACAACTTGAAAACAATATTCATTTATAAGCCTCTCCAGGGTAACATATAGTTCATTTATATTCATGTAGCACTTTCATATATAAAACGTGTTATAACTCTTGAAGTTGTGGAAGAATATATTCACACCAAAAAATGTCAGTGATTTATTGACAGATTTATCACGATGGATCGGAACTCTGGATGTTATGTTTGGTTATTTTAGTACAATCAAATGGTCCAatctcttgatttttcttcaCCTGTAAACCATAATGAAACAAAGAAATAAGCCATATACAACAATACATCATCAAAATAAAAAGCATATAGTCACCATGAACGAATTGAGAAAGTAACATTAATAATATGCAACTTTCTGATTGAGATAACCCTATAAACACATTTGTGTATGAAACTTTACCAAAGTGATATCAATGGTTGAGAATGGAGATTGGGGGGCTTTGGTGAAATGAAAAAGGTTGATACAGGGCCAGTGAAAAGGCATTTGTAAAGGATGTGAAATTCCATAAATGTTCCAGTCAACCTAATTCTAATGGGTTATCTAATCACAAAAATACAAATATCAAATGCCTAGTTCTAGTATTTACTTTTTTGAAGTTAATAATTGAATTCATAGAAATTATACACGAACAAGTGAGATTGCAAAACAATCTTACGCTTTGAATTTGAATCAAATCTAGATACTGAAGAATGGACCTACCGGTGACCAAGGGTTCGGTTCATTCTGGACTTTGTCAGGAGGAGAGTTTTGTACAGCGCCACTCTTCATCATTAAAATCTCCTGCAGACGCAACAAATAAGATGAATCCAACATGGCAAAAATCACCACATTGCAAAGAACTAATTGCTTTATGTAAAGTCAGGAGCCTTAACCTtaaaaacaagtttgattccacTGCCATATGCAATTCAAACAATGCAAGTAAACATTTAACACAAACAATTACTAACAATTAGCTAACTTTGACAGTTTAAAAAATCAATGCAAACATACATAAACATAAATATTAAAAAGGGGGCGATGTTAAAGGCCAAAAAAATGGCAATGTAAGACTtcaaaacagaaaaacaagttGGCATGAAATACTTTGTCAGGAAAAGAAACTTAGTAATTAGGGATTAAAAGTATTGATGTTAGCTTAAGAAATTTGAGTCACCTCTCCAGCTGCTTCTATTGCAGCTAACCATTCCTCAGTAAAGGGAGCAACATTCAGTGGAGGCTTCGCTATCGGAACTTCCTGCTTGGTTTTAGTTGCATCTATTTCGCTGCCACTCACAAAATTAACATTGGTCACTCAATATGTAACGCTTCAAAACTGTCTTAGATTTAAAATGGAGGCTGCCAAAACATAGATGAACAAAAGTTATACAACAAAAATGATACTCACAGATGAATTATTTTGCCGTTGTCTTCTTCTGGAAAGTCGATTTTGTCTTTTGACTGACTTGCCATGTCAGTATTAGGAGACTTATCATTCTCAAAGACAGTAGTTACAGCTGCATCTGATAAACTTTCACTGTTCACTGAACCAACTTCATTACCTTGTAGGATTGTTTCAATGAAGATTGAATTATCTGAATCTAGTAACTTCGATTTTTCACTTAAAAGACATTGCTCCTCAGATTTCCAAGCAACTGCACTAGTAAAGGGGCCTTCACTCACTTGAATAGAAGAATCTAAATCAGCAGAAATAGCATTCCTATTGAGTTTCACTGAACTAACTTCGCTGCCTTCTGGGATTGTTGCGTTGAAGATTGAATTCTCTGAAGCTaataattttgatttttcacTTAAAAGACAGGGGCCTTCACTCACATCAATAGAAGAACCTAATTCAGCAGAAATAGCGTTCTCATTGAGTTTCATTGAACTAACTTCGCTGCCTTGTGGGATTGTTGCATTGAAGATTGAATTCTCTGAAGCTaataattttgatttttcacTTAAAAGACATGGATCTTCACTCACTTTAGTAGAAGAATCAAATTCAGCAGAAATAACATTCTCGAGTTGAATTTCAACTGAAGGAGATATATCTAATGAACCTTCTTCTGCACCGTTGATTTGCAAAAGTTCCACTTTTTCATCGACACCTTGATTTCCATCTTTGTTTACAAGCATATCTGAACTTAGTAACTTTGAATTTTCACTTAAACTACACTGCTTCTCACATATCAAAGAAACTGCAGTTGAAAAGGGATCTTCACTCACTTCAATAGAAGAGTCAAATTCAGAAGAAAAAAAGTTCATATTGAGTTGAGTTTCAACTAAAGGCAGTATATCCGACAAACCTTCTTCAGCATCATTGATTTGCAAAAGTTCAACCTTGTCTTCCACATCATGATTTCCATCTTCTGCACCATTGATTTGCAAGAGTTCCACCTTTTCATCCACATCATGATTTCCATCTTCTACATCGTTGATTTGCAAAAGTTCCACCTTTTCATCCACATCATTGATTTGCAAAAGTTCCACCTTTTCGTCCACATCACAATTTCCATCGTCTGCACCATTGATTTGCAACAGTTCCACCTTTTCATCCACATCATGATTTCCATCTTCTGCACCATTGATTTGCAAGAGTTCCACCTTTTCATCCACATCATGATTTCCATCTTCTGCACCATTGATTTGCAAGAGTTCCGCCTTTTCATCCACGTCATGATTTCCATCTTCTACATCATTGATTTGCAAAAGTTCCACCGTTTTATCCACATCATTAATTTGCAAAAGTTCCACCTTTTCATCCACATCATTGATTTGCAAAAGTTCCACCTTTTCATCCACATCACGATTTCCATCTTCTGCACCATTGATTTGCAAGAGTTCCACCTTTTTATCCACGTCATGATTTCCATCTTCTACATCATTGATTTGCAAAATTTCCACCTTTTCATCCACATCATTAATTTGCAAAAGTTCCACCTTTTCATCCACATCATTGATTTGCAAAAGTTCCACCTTTTCATCCAAATCACGATTTCCATCTTCTGCACCAATGATTTGCAAGAGTTCCACCTTTCCATCCACATCATGATTTCCATCTTCTACATCATTGATTTGCAAAATTTCCACCTTTTCATCCACATCATTGATTTGCAAATGTTCCACCTTTTCATCCACATCATTGATCTGCAAAAGATCCACATTTTCATCCAAATCACAATTTCCATCTTCTGCACCATTGATTCGCAAGAGTTCCACCTTTTCATCCACATCATGATTTCCATCTTCCACATCATTGATTTGCAAAAGTTCCACCTTTTCATCTACATTATTGATTTGCAAAAGTTCCACCTTTTCATCCACATCACGATTTTTATCTTCTGCACCATTGATTTGCAAAAGTTCCACCTTTTCATCCACATCACGATTTCCATCTTCCGCCCCGTTGATTTGCAAGAGTTCCACCTTTTCATCCACGTCATGATTTCCATCTTCTACATCATTGAGTTGCAAAAGTTCCACCTTTTCATCCACATCATTGATTTGCAAAAGTTCCACCATTTCGTCCACATCATTTATTTGCAAAAGTTCCACCTTTTCGTCCACATCACGATTTCCATCTTCTGCACCATTGATTTGCAAGAGTTCCACCTTTTCATCCACATCATGATTTTCATCTTCTACATCATTGATTTGCAAAAGTTCCACCTTTTCATCCACATCCTTGATTTGCAACACAACATGATTTCCATCTTCTACATCATTGATTTGCAAAAGTTCCACCTTTTCATCCACATCATGATTTCCATCTTCTACATCATTGATTTGCAAGAGTTCCATCTTTTCATCCACATCATTGATTTGCAAAAATTCCGCCTTTTCATCCACATCATTGATTTGCAGAAGTTCCACCTTTCCATCGACATCATGATTTCCCTCTATGTTTACAGACATATCTTCAATATGATGATTGGTAGCATTGTGCTCATTGCTATGGAACCCGCATCCTTCAAATGCATCCTCAACTAAATTTTGCTCCTTGATTTCTGTAGATGAAACAATAACTTTTGGCAGAAAGTCACTATCCAAGTGAACATCCTGGGAATTTACAGCAACAACAGCACTAGACTTTTGAAACCCAGGAAGATAGGAATCTTCATTTATGTTATTATCATCTGCCAATGAAGATGCTGAAACAGTTATACAATTTTCACTCAACCTATCCAATTCAAACTCCGGAGTTCTATCACGGATTGCTTTTGAGTCAATAACCTGGTCACATTCCTTATCCACTGGGCTTCTCAGGATGAAACCTAATTGATCATCTACAGGAAGCTGACAGTCTTTGATCTCAATTATTTTAGATTCATCCTCAGAAGCGTCATTGATTCCTAGTATGGAATTTTCAGGAGAACCTTTGGAAAATAAGCTCGTCACATGAACTGGCTGAGAACTGTTCATATCAGAGATATTTTCTTTTTCCGGTCCAATTTCTTCTACACCACTAGGATTTAGAGCCTTGGGTTGGTCTGCCTGTAACTGCTGACTAACTGCGTCTAAATTACTTTGGGTGGTTTTTTTGCAATTGATTATGAGACTCTCGTTCAATAAATGCCCCTGTGCATCTCCTTCATATCTACCAAATTCATCAGCACCACAATTTACCTGTTCAGTATTCTTACACGGGGTTCCTTGTTTAGATCCTTCGGGGACAGTTTTGCAAAAATCATCAAGGCTAGAATTTAAAAGTGCAGTCTTGGCACTCTTGTATCCCTTAAACTCTCCTGAAAACTCTGCCTGTAGTATCAAACTTTCCTTGAAAGGCGGAATGTCACCGGTGGGCCCTTTGATTTGATCATCTTCATCTTGTCCTATGGTATTCTGCACAGTATTAGAAGTTCTCTGCATGATAGGAAAGAGCGTAGACTGTGGTTCCTGATATGAAGACCGGTCCCCATTTGACGTAACATCATATAACTTGTTATCCAGAGTGTGGTCGGCCTCTTTCTCCAACTGCTCATGTGTCTGACTCTTTTTAAGAAGTTCATTCTCATGTGTAGGTATTACCATGTTCTCCATGCTAGAAATGATCTCATTTTCATGTAGTTCTCCTTGCTCCTTGGATTTTAAGATGACATCATCAAGAATGTTTTCAACCTCTGCTTGCTTACTTATTATTTCAAAAATCGAAGAATCACAATCCCCTTCTACACCAGGCATCTGCTTATTGTCTATTTGCACGATTGCTTCTGGCTTGACATCTGAAAGGCTTAATTCCTTAGTGTCTGACACTTTCTCCAGAGTGTGGTCAGCCTCTTTCTCCAACTGCTCATGTGTCTGACTCTTTGTAAGAAATTCCTTTTCATGTGTAGGTAATACCATGTTCTCCATGCTAGAAATGATCTCATTTTCATGTAGTTCTCCTTGTTCCTTGGATTTTAAGATAACATCATCAAGAATGTTTTCAACCTCTGCTTGCTTACTTATTATTTCAAAAACCGAAGAATCACAATCCACTTCTACACCAGCCATCTGCTTATTGTCTATTTGCACGATTGCTTCTGGCTTGACATCTGAAAGGCTTAATTCCTTAGTGTCTGACACTTTCTCCAGAGTGTGGTCAGCCTCTTTCTCCAACTGCTCATGTGTCTGACTCTTCGTAAGAAATTCCTTTTCATGTGTAGGTAATACCATGTTCTCCATGCTTGAAATGATCTCATTTTCATGTAGTTCTCCTTGCTCCTTAGATTTTAAGATGACATCATCAAGAATGTTTTCAACCTCTGCTTGCTTACTTATTATTTCAAAAACCGAAGAATCACAATCCACTTCTACACCAGCCATCTGCTTATTGTCTATTTGCATGATTGCTTCTGGCTTGACGTCTGAAAGGCTTAATTCCTTAGTGTCTGACACTTTCTCCAGAGTGTGGTCAGCCTCTTTCTCCAACTGCTCATGTGTCTGACTCTTTGTAAGAAATTCCTTTTCACGTGTAGGTAATACCATGTTCTCCATGCTAGAAATGATCTCATTTTCATGTAGTTCTCCTTGTTCCTTGGATTTTAAGATGACATCATCAAGAATGTTTTCAACCTCTGCTTGCTTACTTATTATTTCAAAAATCGAAGAATCACAATCCACTTCTACACCAGCCATCTGCTTATTGTCTATTTGCACGATTGCTTCTGGCTTGACATCTGAAAGGCTTAATTCATTAGTGTCTGACATTTTCTCCAGAGTGTGGTCAGCGTCTTTCTCCAACTGCTCGTGTGTCTGACTCTTCGTAAGAAATTCCTTTTCATGTGTAGGTAATACCATGTTCTCCATGCTTGAAATGATCTCATTTTCATGTAGTTCTCCTTGCTCCTTAGATTTTAAGATGACATCATCAAGAATGTTTTCAACCTCTGCTTGCTTACTTATTATTTCAAAACTAGAAGAATCAAAATCCACTTCTACACCAGCCTTCTGCTTATTGTCTATTGGCACAATTGCTTCTGAGTTGACATCTGAATGGCTTAATTCCTTAGTACGATTCTTTGCTGCCCCTTTGACAATTTTGGACCTTGCTTCTTTAACAGAAACTGTTCCCAACTTCCTTAGTTTAGGAATGTTACTCTCTGAAGGTTTGCAGGGTATGGAGCTTTTCTGCAAGCTGTGTGAACCGGAAGCTTTTACCTGCAAAGCAAAAATAATAGGCATGGACGTGTGATCAATATGTGAGTGTCATTTTATTGATGCATGCTTCTAAATATGATATAGGGAAATGAACATAATAATCATACCTGAGAAAAGAAACCAATGGAGGGAGATGGCTTCCGTAGGCCTGATGATTTTATTGTCCCTGTTTGATGCGTTGTTTGATCCATTCTGGATGGTGGACGTAGTATGGAAACTGGGGTATCCTGTGCAGCAGGTCAAAAATATTTCAAGAGAATAATCAAATAATTTGTAGTTAAATAACAAAAAATACAAAATTGATGGAGTAAAAAATTGAATATTTGAGTAAGTACCCACCGAAAGTTTTCCAGCCTGCTTGGTAAGACTTCTACTAACAGAACACTTGTCAGCCATATCAACTTTAGGGATGCTTGGAACATATGTAGGATTTTTTGACAGGCTAGAGATGCTTGGTGTAGGATTTTTTGACATGCGAGGGATGCTTGGCGTAGGATTTTTTGATAGGCTAGGGATGCTTGGCGTAGGATTTTTTGGCAGGCCTAACATAATAAAAACGAGATCAATAAATTTGGGGACAGAAAAAAGAGGGATTTCACACTTCTGAAGTTAAGAATGCTGAAGTGAGAGATTCATTTTAAACGGAAAAGTGAAAAGTTAGTGATTGATTAAAAAAGCCAATAGTTGAGATTTCGATCATATGCATGTATTTTGACTAACAAACTACAAAGTTGTTTAAATTTCATCGTTGATCTTTGAATTGACTACTATAAAGTACTCACATTTTCCTTCTGAAGTGTATTCCTAGGTTTACAAGAGTTAAATCCAGAAAAAAGGATCAAATACAAACTACAGAACTTACTAGGATGTGCATTCTGATTTCTTTTTGAGGAACCTGAGCTCAACATTCCACTCCTAGTGGTAGTTGCATTTGCAGAAACATTGGATTTTGGTCCTGGTATCCCAGTGATTTTTGACTCTTTACTCGGCATTTTAGCGGTGTCAGTTATTTTTAGTTTTCAAAGGAGTTAAGGTAAGCACTTTCATTATTCAACAGAAATACATACAACTAAATTCCAGCACACACACACTAAAGAGACTCCACTCTGCAACAGTTTGAGTTAACTTCAAATTTATAAAATCACTTCAGCTAAAATAAGATTACAGTTTTTATTCATGAAAGTCTTTATAAAGTTTATAAAAGGTTATGGAGAAATTAAATGAGAAAAGTACCACAAAAAGTAAAGAAGCAGAAATTAATTACAACTTATTCAATATAAACTTTTTCTTTAAAAAACACATAGTTACAGTAAGATTCTTTCTACGTTTTTTCTCATAAGATTCTTCTTGACAAAGCTGACTGTTAATAAATATGCATCTAAACAAGCTTATAAAATCACTTCAGCTAAAATGAGTTTACAGTTTTTATTCATG from Lathyrus oleraceus cultivar Zhongwan6 chromosome 7, CAAS_Psat_ZW6_1.0, whole genome shotgun sequence encodes the following:
- the LOC127100429 gene encoding uncharacterized protein LOC127100429 isoform X2, with protein sequence MPSKESKITGIPGPKSNVSANATTTRSGMLSSGSSKRNQNAHPSLPKNPTPSIPSLSKNPTPSIPRMSKNPTPSISSLSKNPTYVPSIPKVDMADKCSVSRSLTKQAGKLSDTPVSILRPPSRMDQTTHQTGTIKSSGLRKPSPSIGFFSQVKASGSHSLQKSSIPCKPSESNIPKLRKLGTVSVKEARSKIVKGAAKNRTKELSHSDVNSEAIVPIDNKQKAGVEVDFDSSSFEIISKQAEVENILDDVILKSKEQGELHENEIISSMENMVLPTHEKEFLTKSQTHEQLEKDADHTLEKMSDTNELSLSDVKPEAIVQIDNKQMAGVEVDCDSSIFEIISKQAEVENILDDVILKSKEQGELHENEIISSMENMVLPTREKEFLTKSQTHEQLEKEADHTLEKVSDTKELSLSDVKPEAIMQIDNKQMAGVEVDCDSSVFEIISKQAEVENILDDVILKSKEQGELHENEIISSMENMVLPTHEKEFLTKSQTHEQLEKEADHTLEKVSDTKELSLSDVKPEAIVQIDNKQMAGVEVDCDSSVFEIISKQAEVENILDDVILKSKEQGELHENEIISSMENMVLPTHEKEFLTKSQTHEQLEKEADHTLEKVSDTKELSLSDVKPEAIVQIDNKQMPGVEGDCDSSIFEIISKQAEVENILDDVILKSKEQGELHENEIISSMENMVIPTHENELLKKSQTHEQLEKEADHTLDNKLYDVTSNGDRSSYQEPQSTLFPIMQRTSNTVQNTIGQDEDDQIKGPTGDIPPFKESLILQAEFSGEFKGYKSAKTALLNSSLDDFCKTVPEGSKQGTPCKNTEQVNCGADEFGRYEGDAQGHLLNESLIINCKKTTQSNLDAVSQQLQADQPKALNPSGVEEIGPEKENISDMNSSQPVHVTSLFSKGSPENSILGINDASEDESKIIEIKDCQLPVDDQLGFILRSPVDKECDQVIDSKAIRDRTPEFELDRLSENCITVSASSLADDNNINEDSYLPGFQKSSAVVAVNSQDVHLDSDFLPKVIVSSTEIKEQNLVEDAFEGCGFHSNEHNATNHHIEDMSVNIEGNHDVDGKVELLQINDVDEKAEFLQINDVDEKMELLQINDVEDGNHDVDEKVELLQINDVEDGNHVVLQIKDVDEKVELLQINDVEDENHDVDEKVELLQINGAEDGNRDVDEKVELLQINDVDEMVELLQINDVDEKVELLQLNDVEDGNHDVDEKVELLQINGAEDGNRDVDEKVELLQINGAEDKNRDVDEKVELLQINNVDEKVELLQINDVEDGNHDVDEKVELLRINGAEDGNCDLDENVDLLQINDVDEKVEHLQINDVDEKVEILQINDVEDGNHDVDGKVELLQIIGAEDGNRDLDEKVELLQINDVDEKVELLQINDVDEKVEILQINDVEDGNHDVDKKVELLQINGAEDGNRDVDEKVELLQINDVDEKVELLQINDVDKTVELLQINDVEDGNHDVDEKAELLQINGAEDGNHDVDEKVELLQINGAEDGNHDVDEKVELLQINDVDEKVELLQINDVEDGNHDVDEKVELLQINGAEDGNHDVEDKVELLQINDAEEGLSDILPLVETQLNMNFFSSEFDSSIEVSEDPFSTAVSLICEKQCSLSENSKLLSSDMLVNKDGNQGVDEKVELLQINGAEEGSLDISPSVEIQLENVISAEFDSSTKVSEDPCLLSEKSKLLASENSIFNATIPQGSEVSSMKLNENAISAELGSSIDVSEGPCLLSEKSKLLASENSIFNATIPEGSEVSSVKLNRNAISADLDSSIQVSEGPFTSAVAWKSEEQCLLSEKSKLLDSDNSIFIETILQGNEVGSVNSESLSDAAVTTVFENDKSPNTDMASQSKDKIDFPEEDNGKIIHLEIDATKTKQEVPIAKPPLNVAPFTEEWLAAIEAAGEEILMMKSGAVQNSPPDKVQNEPNPWSPVKKNQEIGPFDCTKITKHNIQSSDPS